AAGAGAAATAATCAACTAGTGATCAACTGACGTCATCACCTACATAATGCAGGACTTCAGTCTCCGTTTGAAATCTCACTTTCTTGAAGTGTTTTAGGCATCTTCACTAGGTGTCTCACATATGCTCACAAACCCACCCCACCAGGTACCACATTCACTTGCTGGAACCTGGAGCTCTTCCAccgaaaacatgtttccctggcaGGATTTGGCCCTGCTCTGCCGGCATGGTAATTCCTGCCGGGTTTCGCTGGTGTTCAGGAATGCCTCTGAATCACGTGATGAGGACTACAGGTACCAAGTTCCCTGCGGACACTACGATGGTTCCGCACGCATCTCAGCTTCTGCTTTGCTCCAACGTGCATGGCCGTTCTTGCTCTGCCTGGCAGTGTCTCTGACCAAGTACCACCCAAAGGCACTAAAGAAAAATGCTTCTCCCCTGTCTCTTCTCATTGGGGAAGTCCAAACCAGCAGTGTCCGGGTCTCAACAGATTTTGGTGAAACAGCACTTTAAATTTTTGCTTAACACCCTTCTTCTCCCCAGGTCTCAGACACCCACTCAGGAGACATGTAAATGAGAATGTGCTTAATGATAGCCACCAGGCTGCCAAGATCACTATTTTCttaaaactcaagtccattgttTCTGACTTGACTTTCTTCAAGATGGTTTCTCCCAAGAGGCAACTTTGTCCTCATCCAAATGGTTCCGTGTGGGCCCACCTTACCAGTTTGCCAGACACTCCTGCTCTTGCCTGAAATTCACCTAATTACAACTTTCTCCCCCAATTCTATCTGCCAGATAAAAATGAAATCTCAAGTAATTGTGCATAAATAAGTACGCTCTTTCCACCTctaaaagaaaaccaaagcagcTCTATAGACATTAGCAAGTGCTAACACAGTGACAAAAAATACTGTAGAGATGAGAAAAACAAACCCACTTCATGTCAGAGCCAACTGCTTAGGCTAATATATGTAATTAATTATAGACTTGCCAGCTTTCAGCAACTTTGCAGAAATTATTGCATAAATAATAAATCATTGAAATCCAGAATCTCAGAATCATTAAGAAAGCTGTCAGTAATTCATGGGactgaagaacaaagaaaataaagacttgaATCTATCTTGCTAACCTGTTTTAGCTTTGCTTAGAGcaaatttttatgtaaattaaacagaataaaataaaatgtaattttgagCTAGTTTTGTTGAGAAATGTCAAAAGCGTTCATTACAGATTCAAGAACAATTTACCATAAACTCAAAAGTTAGTTACAAATCTGATTATAATAAATCACTAATATAATTGATTAAACTATTTCATCCttagtttaaacatttttctattttgataGCACTTGTTGGGTTTGTTTATTTGGGGTTTCTTTTGCCTGtactgggttttagttgcagcatgcaggatctagttccttgctcaggaattaaacctgggtcccctgcattgggaatgtggagtcttaacctctaaaccaccaggtaagtcccagtGGTTGattatttgtttggtttttaatgTCTATACCATTCCCAGaagaccattttctttttttccatagtATGTTCTCCAAATAGTATGATAAATGAAGAAGCAAATGAATGACTGTCATGTATAAAAGAAGGACTATTTCCCAAATATTCTGGGCTGCCTTCTTGCAGCATCATGTCAAAGCGACTAGGACCCATACCAGAGCCAAATAGTTTGGATTCTGGTTCTGACTCTGCATCTGTTACCACGGTGAACCTGGAAATGCACTCAacatctctgcctcagtttcctcatttgaaaatgggaataataatagtgccCATCTCAGAGAATGTGATGAGGATTAGATGCAATTTCATGTGTAAGTCCTTGGAACAATGTGTGACACATGATAAAGCATAATTGATTTCCATCATTATTCCCCCAACTTACATACGAATACTCcattttaagtaaaaaagaaactaaagaatttTGAAATCTCAAAACTGTAACTAGTTTTAGATAAAGTGGCGACTAAACCTTAAGAACTTTGCGGGGACTTCCaccatggtccagtggttaagactccatacttccagtGTAATGGGCACaggttcaggaaactaagatcccacatgccacattgcatggccaaaaaaaataaaataattttgcagGTTACAAAATGTCATGCTTGCCAAAGAGGAAGAAGATACCCAGGAGATGCGCCCATGAAGTAGGAGAATTCAGAGGTTTAGGGGGAAATCCTGGTGCAAGAGATAATACTTACGGCAAACCCAAATCACAAGGGGactaaagaaaaccaaaacaaatatTGCCAGTAGACATACCACAGGTCTGGTCACCATGTGAACGTGACCTTAAAAGATTTCAGCTCAATCTTTGAGGAATTTCTTACCTAAGGAATGATttcttctgtttcatatatgaccAGTGTTTACAGATACCTATGATCAGTCACATCCTTGAGACCCACCTCTGATTTGTTCCACAGATGGGGTTCACCATGATATGCAAGTTAAGACTCAGACTAACACAGTCCCATCTCCAGCTCATCttatgtatatgtttttctgcTCCTCCCTGAGCATCGTGCCTGAAAAAGCAGTCACTTGCTCAGCTGGCAACTACCCACATAGTtgggtcaatgcaggagacacaaattcagtcgatgggtcaggaagatcccctggagtaagaaatggcaacccactccaatattcttgcctggaaaatcacatcaATAGAGGAACCTAGCagtttgcagtccatgggctgcaaagagacatgactgagcacgcactcatGCACACAGTGCTTTGCCCGTCTTCTCAAGTTCTGTTGTTGCTATTGTGTTTAGCTATGGCTCTTCTTAGCTaaattctttgattttgtttttttttttggcaataagTTGTATATAACATgttcatgtaatttttaaaaaatctcttccaGATTTTTGGTTACATTCCCTTTCTCATTTCTAATATaggtatttgttttttctctcttttgttataATTTAAGATCATCGGCTGCATTTGAGTGCTTGAGATACCATCTACCCAACAGGAATGATCTTGTCAATAAAGCCTCTCCACTGGCCATGATTCTCCCTCTCTTGGACAGAGCTTGAATGGGTACTGCCTGAATTTGTTTCTCTGATTCTTCTCATTCAGCACTTCAATAACTGACCAGACTTCTGCTCTCCTACACATTCTTTCTTTAGATATGTtaaagacttccctagtggctcagtaataaagaatctgcctgcaatgcaggagacctgggttcaattcctaggttgggaagatcccctggagaagggaatggcaacccactccagtattcctgcctggatcatcccgtggacagaggagcctggtgagctacagtctgtggggtcgcaaagaggtggacacgactgagtaactaacacacacattgtcCACTTAGGTTGATCTGGAAGCCACTCTATTTAAGGTGACTTTACCTATTATTGGTTTTTGCTTTTGGTATGAAAAATAgtgtttattttctgattttgaaaataatacaaGCAAGGTTACAAAGCAATTAAATACTCCAGAACAGCTTAAAGAATGTGAAATTGACCAGAGGAACCGCTAACCAGTTAAAGCCATTGTTGACATTTTGGTAGACATCCTTCCAGATCACcctcaattaaaatgaaaaaagtatattATACATGCCTTTTTATAACCTACTTTTTTACTCTACAATATATATAGACATTTTTCCGCATCAATAACTATAAATGTTTGtcatcattttcagttcagttcagtcacttagtcatgtctgactctatgtgaccccatggactgcagcacaccaggcttctctgtccatcaccaactcccagagccggTGGTCATCATTTTAGCCATCATTTTAGCAGATATATATTGTTACCTTGTATGAAATATcccacaatttatttttaattttacctgCTTTGGTTATGCTGCACatcctgcaggatcttagttcctcttctagggattgaatctgggccacgTCAATGAAAGTACCAAGTCCTACCACTGGAATTCACCAGGGATTTCCCTATTTGTTTAAAACTTTCATGTTAAAATATCAGAGGAACGTCTTACTTTGAAATTTCTTGAAAGTTACTTCACCATCATGTCCCTAGAGCAAATGCCCACTTTTCTTTGTTTACCATGGGCTGGTTCTCTGCTAAGACTCTATATGCATGAACTTAATTCATTCTTCTCAGAAAAGCAGAGAGACTTGAGGGAAAACCCAGTTCATCAACTGTTTTCCAGCTGACAAGTTACTATAGATTTTCCACAAAAAGGTAGTTTTTTCCCccacttatttttttgtttgtttgtttttgtatccaaaATGTGTTTATTGGGATGGTTTCCCATTCACCTTGATACAGGGTACTTTTGGTGCTGCTTCCATCTGAAGGAGCATCCTTCTGTAAGCCTTGCTTTTCTTCCTGTAGGCTGACAGAGGACGGTAGAGCAGCCAACACACAAAACTACTGTTTGTGCATGGCTAAAGACAGTGGTGATTTTATAGCATCCTGGGCATTTTGCATCCATGAAATAGGAACTGGGGCTCTGCACCAGGCACTTCTTCTtgtgtttcctctttctctcttctgaagAGGGATGAAGAAGATCCTTTGCGAGAGGCATGTTCTCATGAGGAGGTCATCACCACCAGAAAGACACTTGTTTTGAAAGTGCTCTTGAAGGCATCATTGACTTTTTTGGCTgaatcttcactttcacttcaactaGCTTTTATTGTGCTCCTTCCAACACTGATTTGAGATCCAGTTTCTTCACTGATAAAGTAGACGGATGAGTTGTTTCTAGGAGtttttttgttctagctctgacATATTTGATTCTAGCTAGAAGACAGTGTGATGGGTGGGTTTGTGCATTTTCAGTGGAAGGCATAAGACAAAATGATTAAAAACTTTCCCTTACCATCAAAATGTTTATATCAGAGAAGATAAATATATGGACCATGCTTAAGgtataaaaattaaatcttttaaagGGAATTTTATGAGCACATATAGGAAAACAAATTGACTAAAGAAGGCAAAGAAGgcttcatggaaaagaaaattaatctgGACTTAAAGATTAGATGACAGCTAAATATGCAAATCTACAGATGTATGGAGATATAATCTGTAATTTAAGAGTTAAAGTAGATGGGATGGAGGGTGTATCAGATAACTTGTATTTGCTCTTTTCCGTCCCTTCTTCACTGTGCTCCACTTTAAATATTCGTGCTCTTGAGAAGAGTCCTTATGCCTGGGGAAGTTTACCTGCACTGGTAGACTTGCTTTCCCTCTGGCTTCCAGATGGGTTCagctaatttgaaaatatgaGAGTGAGGGAAGACTGAAGTAGAAATATCTGTTCCCTGACCCCTCCCTGCCATGTCTCCATGGCTTGCTTCCTCTACTGAAGGCACAGCTCTTATTTAGAATCCAGCTTAATACTGGGCCCTCTATCCTATTTCACtgatttgtttatctgtttttctgcCATTATCATACTGCTttgattaccatagctttgtagtatagtctgacaTCAAGGTGCATGATTCTTCaagctctgttctttctcaagattgttttggccatctgaggtcttttgtgtttctatgcaaattttaaaattattttttctagttctgtgaaaaataccattggtattttgatagggattaaattgaatctgtagattgactTGGATAGTATGGTTATTTTAGcactattgattcttccaactgAGAAATGTGTAgatctttccatctatttgtgtcttcagttgctttcatcagtatcttatatttttctgagtacaggtcttttccctacttaggtagatttatttctaggtattttattctttttgatgtgatgataAAGGaaactatttcattaatttctttttctgatagtttgttattagtatatagaaatgcaacaaatttctgtatattaattttgtgtcctaccactttactgaattcattgatgaactctagtagttttctgataacatctttaggattttctattgtGTAGTatcatgcctcttgagaaacctatatgcaggtcaggaagcaacagttagaactgcttatttaagttatatgcagagtacattatgagaaacgctgggctggaagaaacacaagctggaatcaaggttgccggaagaagtgagaaatgctgggctggaagaagcacaagctagaatcaaggttgctgggagaaatatcaataacctcagatatggagatgacaccacccttatggcagaaagtgaagaggaactaaaaagcctcttgatgaaagaggagagtgaaaaagttggcttaaagctcaacattcaggaaatgaagatcatggcatctggtcccatcacttcatgagaaatagatggggaaacagtggaaatagtgtcagattctactttttggggccccaaaatcactgcagatggtgattgcagccatgaaattaaaagacacacactccttggaaggaaagttatgaccaacttagatagcatattcaaaagcagagacattactttgccaacaaaggtccgtctagtcaaggctatggtttttccagtggtcatgtatggatgtgagagttggactgtgaagaaagctgagcactgaagaattgatgcttttgaactgtggtgttggagaagactcttgagagtcccttggactgcaagaagattcaaccagtccatcctaaagaagatcagtcctgggtattcattggaaggactgatgctgaagctgaaactccaatactttggccacctcatgcgaagagttgactcattggaaaagaccctgatgctgggaaggattgggggcaggaggagaaggggacgacagaagatgagatggttggatggcatcaccaactcgatggacatgagtctgtttgaactccgggagttggtgatggacagggaggcctggcgtgctgcaattcatggggtcgcaaagagtcagacacgactgagcgactgaactgaactgagtatcatTTCATATGTAAACAGCAgcagttttaatttttcctttccaatttagattcatttcagttctttttcttctgtgattgaTATGTCtgggactttcaaaactatgttgaataaacgTGTATGCCATCCAGTTTTTGCTGTTGTCCTGATATGGTATCTGTGATAATTGTGAAATCATTATATCTTTTCCATGATGTATAGGGGCCACCTTGCCACCTGGACTCATACCCCAAAGCTGTATTACATCAATGATGTGTCATAAAATCAGTGGTATCTTAGGATGGAAGAACTATAGTATATTGTTCTATAGTAtagtatattgtatatattgttTTGTAGTATAGTGTATTGCCTGACATATTCTTAGGTAAGGCTAAAAAGGTTCACTTCAGATTCTTGTGGAAAAAAAGACAGCTTGAATTTTATTCTGTAGGCAAATGAGGGCAATTCTTGGGCTTCTAAACAGACTGTCGTATTAGGCTTATGATATAAAAATGATCTTTGAACAATATGAAGGGTGGACTGAAAATAGATGTTTGAATATGGGAAGACCAATTGGGCTGCCATTGCaataatttaggggaaaaaagttatgatGGCCCAAAGTAGAGTAATTagagtgaaaacaaacaaacaaaaaaaaaaatgggacagATGTGACAGCCAGGCTGTTACTGTTGCAGGAAAAAGCAGTTAAATCAGAATAGcacaagttttggatttaagacTTTCAGAAAATCTAAAAAGATATGTACAGACCCATGGATCCTCCCTTTCCTAATAGTTTTCTCCCTTGCTAGAACAATATTCTCATTTGTGTGGAAACCAGGGAAAGGTTCATACCAAGAATTTTGAAAGCCGTAAATTGATAACAGTTGAAGCTGGGTTATAGGCAAATGAGATTTGTTATTATTCTTActacttttgtgtatgtttgggattttccacattaaaaaattgaaacacacacacaaaaattaaagtAGCCATCCCTCAATATCCACAGGgagttggttccaggacccctcaCAGATACCAAAATCTAATTATGTTCGAGTTCTTTATATATAAGGCATAGATTTTGCATATTCTATATCTGTGCATATCCTCTCTtatataactttattttgctgtgtcaggtcttcattgctgctagGCTTTTCCTCTAGTTTCCGTGAGCGGGGCTGCCCTCTAGTCGCACCgagcaggcttctcttgttgcagcgcaCAGACTGCGGCACTCCGGCTTTGGCAggtgcggcacatgggctcagtatcTGGCgttcacaggctctagagcacaggcttagcagctgtggggcacaggcttagttgctacgcggcatgtgggatcttccccaaccagggattcaacccatgtctcctgcgtgagcaggtggattctctaccactgagtcaccagggaagccctcctcttgtatactttaaatcatctctagatcacTTAAAGTatttaatacaatgtaaatactatgtaaatagttacAGGCATTCAGCCATggggcaaattcaagttttgtctTCTGGAACTTTCTGTAATCTATCCCATATGCATACTTACATGTGAAATGACTTATATATGAGGAAGTTTATTGAACCATTCTTTACattagaaaaatgtttttcaaaaaaacaagcaaaagccTCTAGGATACTGgttaaataagttttattttatctttaagatGGAATAATTGTCAGTCAATGGAAAGAATGAAACTGTTCTATATACAGTATATTTATATGGAGTCATCTCCTACAAATAGTATGTGAAAAAACACACAAACCCAAGTGAGAGTAAATtggtgtattatatatatacactgctgtTTATTAGATATActcaaaatatatacacatacctaaATATACTCAAAAATAACTGGCAGCCCAGAGATAACATTGTGGTAGGTGgcattgaaagagatacatgtaccccagtgttcactgcagcactattttaCAGTAGCTagtacatggaagcaaactaggtgtccatcagcagatgaatgggtaaggaagttatggtacatatacataatggaatattattcagctctaaaaagggatgcatttgagtcaattctaattcggtgggtgaaactggagcctcttatacagactgaagtaagttagaaagagaaacacaaatactgtatattaatggaTATATATGGGATTCTGAAACATGGTAGTGACAATCccacatgcagggcagcaaaagagacacagatgtaaagaacagacttttggactctgggagaaggcgagggtgagatgatctgagagaataacattgaaacatgtatattaccatatgtgaaatagatgaccacaGCAAAtatgatgcatgaagcagggtaccCAAAGCCAGTACTCTGGGACAActtagagggatagggtgggaagggaagtggaagaggggttcaggaAAGGGGGGACACATGgatatccatggctgattcatgttgatgtgtggcaaaaaccatcacaatattgtaattatcctccaattaaaataaataaaataatttttttttaaagatggctGTAGGTGCATGCAGGGAAATCATCCGCTCAATACTAAAGGGTGCACGTTTCTTGCAGTTCTCTACATTCCTACATTTCTCCCTCCAAATTGGCTTTATCCTAAAACTCGTTCCCTTGTGGTCACGAGATGGCTGCAACCATTTAAGTGTTTACATGAAGACACAGCTTCCAGCAAGAATGTCTCTTTTTGGGTTCACTTTCCTGTGCTgtattgtgcttagtcgctcagttgtgtccaactctttgcgaccccatgaactgtagcccaccaggctcctttgtccatgggattctccaggc
This window of the Capra hircus breed San Clemente chromosome 6, ASM170441v1, whole genome shotgun sequence genome carries:
- the LOC106502180 gene encoding 40S ribosomal protein S27-like, translated to MPLAKDLLHPSSEERKRKHKKKCLVQSPSSYFMDAKCPGCYKITTVFSHAQTVVLCVGCSTVLCQPTGRKARLTEGCSFRWKQHQKYPVSR